A region from the Hypericibacter adhaerens genome encodes:
- a CDS encoding twin transmembrane helix small protein gives MRSVLFVLLLIAMLGTLAVLFAGLFTMARGGDFNKRHGNKLMRLRVLMQGIAVLLFLALMLTMRN, from the coding sequence ATGCGCAGCGTTCTCTTCGTCCTTCTCCTCATCGCCATGCTCGGCACGCTGGCCGTGCTGTTCGCGGGCCTTTTCACCATGGCGCGCGGCGGCGACTTCAACAAACGCCACGGCAACAAGCTGATGCGCCTGCGCGTGCTGATGCAGGGCATCGCGGTCCTGCTCTTCCTCGCCCTGATGCTGACGATGCGCAACTGA
- a CDS encoding cob(I)yrinic acid a,c-diamide adenosyltransferase codes for MVKLTRIYTKGGDKGETSLGSGARVAKHDRRVEAYGTVDEANATIGLARLHTRGKADQMLARIQNDLFDLGADLCMPETKAGKGKSSAGALRIDEAQTLRLEREIDLMNAHLAPLNSFILPGGSAASAHLHLARTVVRRAERLITALAQQEPVNPEAVRYINRLSDHLFVLARWLNRKGKSDLLWVPGANR; via the coding sequence ATGGTCAAGCTCACGCGCATCTACACCAAGGGCGGCGACAAGGGCGAGACCTCGCTGGGCTCGGGTGCCCGCGTCGCCAAGCATGACCGCCGCGTCGAGGCCTATGGCACGGTCGACGAAGCCAACGCCACCATTGGCCTGGCGCGGCTCCATACCAGGGGCAAGGCCGACCAGATGCTGGCGCGCATCCAGAACGACCTGTTCGATCTGGGCGCCGACCTCTGCATGCCGGAGACGAAGGCCGGTAAAGGAAAGAGCAGCGCCGGGGCGCTGCGCATCGACGAGGCCCAGACGCTGCGGCTCGAGCGCGAGATCGACCTGATGAACGCGCATCTGGCACCGCTCAACTCCTTCATCCTGCCCGGCGGCAGCGCCGCCTCGGCCCATCTCCATCTCGCCCGCACCGTGGTGCGGCGCGCGGAACGGCTGATCACGGCGCTGGCCCAGCAGGAGCCCGTCAATCCGGAGGCGGTGCGCTATATCAACCGGCTCTCCGACCATCTCTTCGTGCTGGCCCGCTGGCTCAACCGCAAGGGCAAGTCCGACCTGCTCTGGGTGCCCGGCGCCAATCGTTAA
- the ccrA gene encoding crotonyl-CoA carboxylase/reductase, translated as MSEPAKVVPLRSEPPQQPVKDLYEVGEIPPLGHVPAKMYAWAIRRERHGEPEKAMQVEAVPTPALDSHDVLVMVMAAGVNYNGVWAALGTPISPFDVHKAEVHIAGSDAAGIVWAVGSKVKRWKVGDEVVVHCNQDDGDDEECNGGDPMFSPSQRIWGYETPDGSFAQFARVQDRQLMHRPKHLTWEESGCYVLTLATAYRMLFGHRPHILRPGHNVLVWGASGGLGSMAVQLISTAGANAIGIISDESKRDFVMQLGAKGLINRNDFKCWGQLPTVNGPEFGNYMKECRKFGAAIWQITGKGNDVDFVFEHPGEATFPVSCFVVKRGGMVVFCAGTTGYNITFDARFVWMRQKRIQGSHFANLLQAAQANQLVVERRIDPCMSEVFSWHDIPRAHTKMWKNQHKPGNMAVLVQAKRPGLRTLEDAIEA; from the coding sequence ATGAGCGAGCCAGCGAAGGTGGTGCCCCTGCGCAGCGAGCCGCCGCAGCAGCCGGTGAAGGATCTCTACGAGGTCGGCGAGATCCCGCCGCTCGGGCATGTGCCGGCGAAGATGTATGCCTGGGCGATCCGGCGCGAGCGCCATGGCGAGCCCGAGAAGGCCATGCAGGTGGAAGCCGTCCCGACACCGGCGCTCGACAGCCACGACGTGCTGGTCATGGTGATGGCCGCGGGCGTCAACTACAACGGCGTCTGGGCGGCGCTGGGCACGCCCATCTCCCCCTTCGACGTGCACAAGGCCGAGGTTCACATCGCCGGCTCCGACGCGGCCGGCATCGTCTGGGCCGTCGGCTCCAAGGTGAAGCGCTGGAAGGTCGGCGACGAGGTCGTGGTCCATTGCAACCAGGACGACGGCGACGACGAGGAATGCAACGGCGGCGATCCGATGTTCTCGCCCTCGCAGCGCATCTGGGGCTACGAGACGCCGGACGGCTCCTTCGCGCAGTTCGCGCGCGTCCAGGACCGCCAGCTCATGCACCGGCCGAAGCATCTGACCTGGGAAGAGAGCGGCTGCTATGTGCTGACGCTCGCCACCGCCTATCGCATGCTGTTCGGGCATCGCCCGCACATCCTCAGGCCCGGCCATAACGTGCTGGTCTGGGGTGCCTCAGGCGGCCTCGGCTCGATGGCGGTGCAGCTCATCTCGACGGCGGGCGCCAATGCGATCGGCATCATCTCCGACGAGAGCAAGCGCGACTTCGTCATGCAGCTCGGCGCCAAGGGCCTCATCAACCGCAACGACTTCAAATGCTGGGGCCAGCTCCCCACGGTCAATGGCCCCGAGTTCGGCAACTACATGAAGGAATGCCGGAAGTTCGGCGCCGCGATCTGGCAGATCACGGGCAAGGGCAACGACGTCGATTTCGTGTTCGAGCATCCGGGCGAGGCCACCTTCCCGGTCTCCTGCTTCGTGGTGAAGCGCGGCGGCATGGTGGTCTTCTGCGCCGGCACCACCGGCTACAACATCACCTTCGACGCCCGCTTCGTCTGGATGCGCCAGAAGCGCATCCAGGGCAGCCATTTCGCGAACCTGCTGCAGGCGGCCCAGGCCAACCAGCTCGTGGTCGAGCGGCGCATCGATCCCTGCATGTCCGAGGTCTTCTCCTGGCACGACATCCCGCGCGCCCACACCAAGATGTGGAAGAACCAGCACAAGCCCGGCAACATGGCCGTGCTGGTCCAGGCCAAGCGCCCGGGCCTGCGCACGCTGGAAGACGCGATCGAGGCATAG
- the metZ gene encoding O-succinylhomoserine sulfhydrylase — translation MIHGGVLRSDFKETAEAIYMTSGFVYSSAEEAEAAFANTKPRFVYSRFSNPTVQMFESRMTLLEGAEDARATASGMAAVFASLACQLKAGDRVVAADALFGSCQYILAEILPRYGIETVLIDGRDLGAWRKALSKPTAAVFLETPSNPGLRIVDLKAVCDLAHKAGASVVVDNVFATPLLQKPLEYGADVVVYSATKHIDGQGRALGGIVLGSRSFINDKLQPFLRHTGPSLSPMNAWLLLKGLETLELRLDRQCASALRVAQFLASQKKIETVLYPGLKSHPQHALAKRQMKAGGTLVSFDLKGGKAGAFRFLNALKLILISNNLGDSKSLTTHPATTTHQRLGPELRRQQGIGDGMVRLSVGLEAPEDLEADLAQALKAV, via the coding sequence ATGATCCATGGCGGCGTGCTGCGCTCCGATTTCAAGGAGACGGCCGAGGCGATCTACATGACCTCGGGCTTCGTCTACAGCTCGGCCGAGGAGGCGGAAGCGGCCTTCGCCAACACCAAGCCGCGCTTCGTCTATTCGCGCTTCTCGAACCCGACCGTGCAGATGTTCGAGAGCCGCATGACGCTGCTCGAAGGGGCCGAGGATGCGCGCGCGACCGCGAGCGGCATGGCGGCGGTGTTCGCGAGCCTCGCCTGCCAGCTCAAGGCCGGCGACCGGGTCGTCGCCGCCGACGCCCTGTTCGGTTCCTGCCAGTACATCCTGGCCGAGATCCTGCCGAGATACGGCATCGAGACGGTGCTGATCGACGGGCGCGACCTCGGCGCCTGGCGCAAGGCGCTGTCGAAGCCGACCGCCGCCGTGTTCCTGGAGACGCCCTCCAACCCGGGCCTGCGCATCGTCGATCTCAAGGCGGTCTGCGACCTCGCGCACAAGGCCGGCGCCTCGGTGGTCGTGGACAATGTCTTCGCCACGCCGCTCCTGCAGAAGCCGCTCGAATATGGCGCCGATGTGGTGGTCTATTCCGCGACCAAGCATATCGACGGGCAGGGCCGGGCGCTCGGCGGCATCGTGCTGGGCAGCCGCAGCTTCATCAACGACAAGCTCCAGCCCTTCCTGCGCCATACCGGCCCCTCGCTCTCGCCGATGAATGCCTGGCTGCTGCTGAAGGGGCTCGAGACGCTGGAGCTGCGGCTCGATCGGCAATGCGCCAGCGCGCTGCGTGTCGCCCAATTCCTCGCCAGCCAGAAGAAGATCGAGACGGTGCTCTATCCGGGCCTGAAGAGCCATCCGCAGCACGCGCTGGCCAAGCGCCAGATGAAGGCCGGCGGCACGCTCGTCAGCTTCGATCTCAAGGGCGGCAAGGCGGGCGCCTTCCGCTTCCTCAACGCGCTGAAGCTGATCCTGATCTCGAACAATCTCGGCGATTCGAAAAGCCTGACGACGCATCCCGCGACCACGACGCACCAGCGCCTCGGCCCCGAGCTGCGCAGGCAGCAAGGCATCGGCGACGGCATGGTGCGTCTCTCGGTCGGGCTCGAGGCGCCCGAGGATCTCGAGGCCGATCTGGCGCAGGCGCTGAAGGCGGTCTAG
- a CDS encoding 2-hydroxychromene-2-carboxylate isomerase, whose amino-acid sequence MPPTIDFYFSIDSRYSYLAATQIPVLEREFGATVNWRPLGLSALLAARGATPFSTGLRVSGQYEHDYRDIDTRRWAEFYGVKITTPDWRQGDWDRINLAAVAAAVEGRCRAFVTALYDAVMVQGAVPKDDAALARIAGQAGLDGTRLVAGIDAPATAALHRATIEQARQAGVFGVPSFVTGGEMFWGNDRILLLKRRLCVH is encoded by the coding sequence ATGCCACCGACCATCGACTTCTATTTCTCGATCGACAGCCGCTACTCCTACCTGGCGGCGACGCAGATTCCGGTGCTGGAGCGCGAGTTCGGCGCCACCGTCAACTGGCGCCCGCTGGGACTGTCGGCGCTGCTGGCCGCGCGCGGCGCGACGCCCTTCAGCACCGGCCTTCGGGTTTCCGGCCAGTACGAGCATGACTATCGCGACATCGACACGCGCCGCTGGGCCGAATTCTATGGCGTGAAGATCACGACGCCGGACTGGCGCCAGGGCGATTGGGATCGCATCAACCTGGCGGCCGTCGCCGCCGCCGTCGAAGGACGCTGCCGCGCCTTCGTGACGGCGCTCTATGATGCGGTCATGGTGCAGGGCGCGGTGCCCAAGGACGACGCGGCGCTCGCCCGCATCGCGGGCCAAGCGGGCCTCGACGGCACCCGCCTCGTCGCCGGCATCGACGCGCCGGCCACGGCGGCACTGCACCGCGCCACCATCGAGCAGGCCCGCCAAGCCGGCGTCTTCGGCGTGCCGAGCTTCGTCACCGGCGGCGAGATGTTCTGGGGGAATGACCGGATTCTACTGCTGAAACGCCGGCTTTGCGTCCACTGA
- a CDS encoding polysaccharide pyruvyl transferase family protein, with product MAWPQVPNIVYSSTRSWNCGDDFILYGVRRLVEAVLPEHNALIYNRNPELIMGRIAHDRPVVQTIEGDKGPVTVAFNPYDLAKPFQGHWDNSVRAGFDGSVLNACIFAGTPEWIGDPVLPLIDIALAHKLPTAYLGLGSFEGTRSLSFNELSAKDRQLLERARLITVRDESAVKLLSPLPVESRPCPSLHAARARLRRSRHPLRIALCLQGANGRNNQRVELAIRDATVALFRSLASHCDCSLILHFVEELPELTALLGDAMPIRYAYDPRDYFELYADFDLSVTTRVHGAGICAALGIPSYVVSHSARSDTAKGFLSRLIDPTQESMEDLVSRITKTDVVGWSRAILDHQLADWVAMIERMSRFFASVGLTPPGNAPYGFAANGENAR from the coding sequence ATGGCGTGGCCGCAAGTTCCGAATATCGTCTACTCCTCGACGCGTTCGTGGAACTGCGGCGACGACTTCATTCTTTATGGCGTCCGACGGCTCGTCGAGGCGGTGCTCCCTGAACACAATGCGCTGATCTACAACAGAAACCCGGAGCTGATCATGGGGCGTATCGCTCATGATCGCCCGGTAGTGCAGACCATTGAAGGAGACAAAGGACCCGTCACGGTTGCGTTCAACCCCTATGATCTGGCCAAACCCTTCCAAGGCCATTGGGATAACTCGGTTCGAGCCGGCTTCGACGGAAGCGTCCTCAACGCCTGCATATTCGCCGGCACCCCGGAATGGATCGGCGACCCGGTGCTGCCGCTGATCGACATCGCTCTCGCACATAAGCTGCCGACCGCATATCTGGGATTGGGCAGTTTCGAAGGAACACGGTCGCTCTCTTTCAACGAGCTTTCGGCGAAAGACCGACAACTGCTGGAGCGTGCACGTCTGATTACGGTGCGCGACGAATCGGCAGTGAAGCTATTGTCGCCATTGCCGGTCGAATCTCGTCCTTGTCCTTCTCTGCATGCCGCACGGGCGCGCCTGCGGCGTTCGCGCCATCCGCTTCGGATCGCGCTCTGCCTCCAGGGCGCGAACGGCCGAAACAACCAGCGTGTCGAACTCGCTATACGCGATGCAACCGTGGCATTGTTCCGGTCCCTGGCTTCCCATTGTGACTGCAGCTTGATCCTTCACTTCGTGGAAGAGCTTCCCGAGCTCACCGCGCTGCTCGGCGACGCGATGCCAATCCGCTATGCCTATGACCCACGCGATTACTTCGAGCTCTATGCGGATTTCGATCTGTCGGTCACAACCCGCGTCCATGGTGCCGGCATCTGCGCCGCCCTCGGCATCCCCTCCTATGTCGTGAGCCATTCGGCAAGATCCGACACCGCAAAAGGCTTTCTCTCGCGCCTCATCGATCCGACGCAGGAAAGCATGGAAGATCTGGTTTCACGCATCACGAAGACCGACGTCGTCGGCTGGTCGCGCGCGATTCTGGACCATCAGCTGGCCGATTGGGTGGCAATGATCGAGCGGATGTCGCGGTTCTTCGCGTCGGTCGGCCTGACCCCGCCCGGTAACGCCCCCTACGGTTTCGCGGCCAACGGCGAGAACGCGCGCTGA
- a CDS encoding M48 family metallopeptidase, producing MATKSDPRAAKEPAKEAPSRFYDGRNAVAHAVRVAMAGTKLKIVATDGRLLAEWPLSELEVVDMPGAGSGGAYALAGDLAKGGGARLILADGGTRNMLLALRPDLTKWRRRRSYRGLKRAAIWGVVVAALLGVLYVAFPILAEEAAQATPRRWEAPLGNSMREAFLSLSPTCHGSAGLAALTALISRLAPDEIEDPPLTLDVIDGSMVNAFALPGNHIVVFRGLIDKAESGDEVAGVLAHELAHLDLRHPLQGAIQQLGVGAALTLALGGSDVGNVGQILVGFTYTRRMEAAADARGVALLEAAGLRADGLASFFRKLKPEESQGILPDWLASHPGLAERIAATDRPATGMHALDTEEWRALKAVCAKDATGASTGDTDEESTAPDAGAGTSTTTAPSGSTTENAPASGGNAQQGKPRKSVP from the coding sequence ATGGCCACGAAATCCGATCCCCGGGCGGCGAAGGAGCCGGCGAAAGAGGCGCCCAGCCGCTTCTATGACGGGCGCAACGCGGTCGCGCATGCCGTGCGGGTCGCCATGGCCGGCACCAAGCTCAAAATCGTCGCGACCGACGGCCGCCTCCTGGCCGAGTGGCCCCTGAGCGAGCTCGAGGTCGTGGACATGCCGGGCGCGGGAAGCGGTGGCGCCTACGCGCTCGCGGGCGATCTCGCCAAGGGCGGCGGCGCGCGGCTGATCCTGGCGGATGGCGGCACACGCAACATGCTGCTGGCGCTGCGTCCGGACCTGACGAAATGGCGCCGGCGGCGGAGCTATCGCGGCCTGAAGCGCGCCGCGATCTGGGGCGTCGTCGTGGCCGCGCTCCTGGGGGTGCTCTATGTCGCCTTCCCGATCCTCGCGGAGGAGGCGGCCCAGGCGACGCCGCGCCGCTGGGAGGCGCCGCTGGGGAATTCGATGCGCGAGGCCTTCCTCTCGCTCTCGCCCACCTGCCATGGCAGCGCGGGCCTCGCCGCCTTGACGGCGCTGATCTCGCGCCTCGCCCCCGACGAGATCGAGGACCCGCCCCTGACGCTCGACGTGATCGACGGCAGCATGGTCAATGCCTTCGCCCTGCCCGGCAATCACATCGTCGTCTTCCGCGGCCTGATCGACAAAGCGGAATCGGGCGACGAGGTGGCGGGCGTGCTGGCGCATGAGCTGGCGCACCTGGACCTTCGCCATCCTTTGCAGGGCGCCATCCAGCAGCTCGGCGTCGGCGCCGCGCTGACGCTGGCGCTCGGCGGCAGCGATGTCGGCAATGTCGGCCAGATCCTCGTGGGCTTCACCTATACGCGGCGCATGGAGGCCGCCGCCGATGCGCGCGGCGTGGCGCTGCTCGAGGCGGCGGGCCTGCGCGCCGACGGTCTCGCGAGCTTCTTCCGCAAGCTCAAGCCCGAAGAGAGCCAGGGCATCCTGCCCGACTGGCTTGCCAGCCATCCGGGCCTGGCCGAGCGCATTGCCGCCACCGATCGTCCCGCCACCGGCATGCACGCCCTCGACACCGAAGAATGGCGCGCCCTCAAGGCCGTCTGCGCCAAGGACGCGACGGGTGCCTCGACCGGCGACACCGACGAGGAAAGCACGGCCCCGGACGCTGGCGCCGGCACATCGACAACGACGGCGCCTTCGGGCAGCACGACCGAGAACGCGCCCGCCTCTGGCGGCAACGCCCAGCAGGGGAAGCCTCGGAAGTCGGTCCCCTGA
- a CDS encoding acyl-CoA dehydrogenase family protein, whose amino-acid sequence MLLPDLTETCRFALAPAERLVEEARMALARDLAPGGRVDAAALDQAQYAAHGFAWYATYAEALRQALAWAERLEASDRLGEREGLILQIGFGEYLAQMAGGIAISQGEVVRPADLGLPEGAQALSSEPAVQSLIRANTSKARERLAELIADEDFGEPALDDEILLLTREQFRRFAEDHREDAHRWHLMDELIPLDVVEELAGLGVFGLTIPEAFGGSGLGKLAMCVVTEELSRGYIGLGSLGTRSEIAAELIRLGGTEAQKQKWLPKLASGEILPTAVFTEPGTGSDLGSLKTRAVKDGDVYRVTGNKTWITHASRSDLMTLLARTDPSSSDWRGLSMFLAEKPRGTELEPFPAEGMSGGEIPVLGYRGMKEYELGFDGFAVKAENLLGGVEGQGFKQLMATFESARVQTAARAVGVAQCAMELGLDYAKNRIQFGKPILEFPRVATKLAWMAVEIMLARQLTWFAARQKDSDRRCDIEAGMAKLLAARVAWGNADNALQIHGGNGYAQEYAISRVLCDARILNIFEGAAEIQAQVIARGLLSGRN is encoded by the coding sequence TTGCTCCTTCCCGATCTCACCGAGACCTGCCGCTTCGCGCTGGCGCCGGCCGAACGGCTGGTGGAAGAGGCGCGCATGGCCTTGGCCCGCGACCTGGCGCCGGGAGGCCGCGTCGATGCGGCGGCGCTCGATCAGGCGCAATATGCCGCCCATGGCTTCGCCTGGTATGCGACCTATGCCGAAGCGCTGCGCCAGGCGCTGGCCTGGGCCGAGCGGCTCGAGGCTTCCGATAGGCTCGGCGAGCGCGAGGGGCTGATCCTCCAGATCGGTTTCGGCGAATATCTGGCGCAGATGGCAGGCGGCATCGCGATCTCGCAGGGCGAGGTGGTGCGGCCGGCCGATCTGGGACTGCCCGAGGGCGCGCAGGCGCTCTCCTCCGAGCCCGCGGTCCAGAGCCTGATCCGCGCCAACACCAGCAAGGCGCGCGAGCGTCTGGCCGAGCTCATCGCCGACGAGGATTTCGGCGAGCCCGCGCTCGACGACGAGATCCTGCTCCTGACGCGCGAGCAGTTCCGCCGCTTCGCCGAGGACCATCGCGAGGACGCCCATCGCTGGCACCTCATGGACGAGTTGATCCCGCTCGACGTGGTCGAGGAGCTGGCGGGGCTGGGCGTGTTCGGCCTCACCATCCCGGAGGCCTTCGGCGGCTCGGGGCTCGGCAAGCTCGCCATGTGCGTCGTCACCGAGGAGCTCAGCCGCGGCTATATCGGCCTCGGCTCGCTCGGCACGCGCTCGGAAATCGCGGCCGAGCTGATCCGGCTCGGCGGCACCGAGGCGCAGAAGCAGAAATGGCTGCCCAAGCTCGCCTCGGGCGAGATCCTGCCCACGGCCGTCTTCACCGAGCCCGGCACCGGCTCGGATCTGGGCTCGCTCAAGACCCGCGCGGTGAAGGATGGCGACGTCTATCGCGTCACCGGCAACAAGACCTGGATCACCCACGCCTCGCGCTCGGACCTGATGACGCTGCTCGCGCGCACCGATCCTTCGAGCTCGGACTGGCGCGGGCTTTCGATGTTCCTCGCCGAGAAGCCGCGCGGCACCGAGCTCGAACCCTTCCCGGCCGAGGGCATGAGCGGCGGCGAGATCCCGGTGCTGGGCTATCGCGGCATGAAGGAATACGAGCTGGGCTTCGACGGCTTCGCGGTCAAGGCCGAGAATCTCCTCGGCGGCGTCGAGGGCCAGGGCTTCAAGCAGCTTATGGCGACCTTCGAATCCGCGCGCGTGCAGACGGCGGCGCGCGCCGTCGGGGTGGCGCAATGCGCGATGGAGCTGGGGCTCGACTACGCCAAGAACCGCATCCAGTTCGGCAAGCCGATCCTCGAGTTCCCGCGCGTGGCCACCAAGCTCGCCTGGATGGCGGTCGAGATCATGCTGGCGCGCCAGCTCACCTGGTTCGCCGCGCGCCAGAAGGACAGCGACCGGCGCTGCGACATCGAGGCCGGCATGGCGAAGCTCCTGGCCGCCCGCGTCGCCTGGGGCAATGCCGACAACGCGCTGCAGATCCATGGCGGCAACGGCTATGCCCAGGAATATGCGATCAGCCGCGTGCTCTGCGACGCGCGCATCCTCAACATCTTCGAGGGCGCCGCCGAGATCCAGGCCCAGGTGATCGCACGCGGATTGCTGAGCGGGCGGAACTGA
- a CDS encoding YjgN family protein, translating into MAAITTAGEPALPGAGTQRLVYDGGLMGLYEIYLLNLVLTVITIGIFRFWAKTRIRRYVWSHVSFQGDRLEYTGTGGELFKGFLIVLGFIVLYGILQSVLQFALGPTSVIAVVVQFAFMFFVVYLALVAHYTAQNYRLTRTLWRGVRGGMTGSGWSYGIKALLLSLLLPLSLGLAQPWVTSKLVNWRANASWFGSERLQLDLRAGPLYGAFILSVVLTLALAALFMGAIGGFAYLRGWLDLDGFMDYVQQHQMEGGVPDDAQARTIVQLVFVAYATILLGFGLAYILGWAFYAATFYRVTAGSAQFATLRFQSHATAGRLIGLWAGNAVIYVVTLGFGYPILIQRTLRFIERNLEIQGELDGTRLTQSTIARPRFGEGLLEAFDPGMF; encoded by the coding sequence ATGGCGGCGATAACGACGGCAGGGGAACCGGCGCTGCCGGGGGCGGGGACCCAGCGTCTCGTCTATGACGGCGGCCTGATGGGGCTCTACGAGATCTATCTGCTCAATCTCGTGCTCACCGTCATCACCATCGGCATCTTCCGCTTCTGGGCCAAGACCCGGATCCGCCGCTATGTCTGGTCGCATGTGAGCTTCCAGGGCGACCGGCTCGAATATACCGGCACCGGCGGCGAGCTCTTCAAGGGCTTCCTGATCGTGCTGGGCTTCATCGTCCTCTATGGCATCCTGCAGAGCGTGCTGCAGTTCGCCCTGGGGCCGACCTCGGTGATCGCGGTCGTCGTGCAGTTCGCCTTCATGTTCTTCGTGGTCTATCTGGCGCTGGTGGCCCACTACACGGCGCAAAACTACCGGCTGACCCGCACCCTCTGGCGCGGCGTGCGCGGCGGCATGACGGGCTCGGGCTGGAGCTACGGCATCAAGGCGCTCCTGCTGTCGCTGCTGCTGCCGCTCAGCCTCGGCCTGGCGCAGCCCTGGGTGACCTCGAAGCTGGTGAACTGGCGCGCCAACGCGAGCTGGTTCGGCAGCGAGCGGCTGCAGCTCGATCTCCGCGCCGGGCCCCTCTATGGCGCCTTCATCCTGAGCGTCGTGCTGACCCTGGCGCTCGCGGCCCTTTTCATGGGAGCCATCGGCGGCTTCGCCTATCTGCGCGGCTGGCTCGACCTCGATGGCTTCATGGATTACGTGCAGCAGCACCAGATGGAAGGCGGAGTACCCGACGACGCGCAAGCCCGGACCATCGTGCAGCTGGTCTTCGTCGCTTATGCGACGATCCTTCTCGGCTTCGGCCTCGCCTATATCCTGGGCTGGGCCTTCTATGCCGCGACCTTCTATCGCGTGACCGCCGGCTCGGCGCAGTTCGCCACTCTGCGCTTCCAGAGCCACGCCACGGCGGGAAGGCTGATCGGGCTCTGGGCCGGCAACGCCGTCATCTATGTGGTGACGCTGGGCTTCGGTTATCCGATCCTGATCCAGCGTACGCTGCGCTTCATCGAGCGCAATCTCGAGATCCAGGGCGAGCTCGACGGCACGCGGCTGACGCAATCGACGATCGCGCGGCCGCGTTTCGGCGAAGGGCTGCTGGAGGCGTTCGACCCGGGTATGTTCTGA
- a CDS encoding nuclear transport factor 2 family protein, with protein sequence MLRLPAGALLALMLMIVGAPVAPAEAAGAGKADGSLRLDKAQTALTNAYAIEVVEVPEMRMEGSPERTIMVLLTDRPMPEGRRVDDMAAMELAYDGKMRGLVLDIDPATGKVQSGRTLLPQEELPQFFSVAGDPPSVSLAGFAEDKAKGTVTGKVKTTEPMEIVNFDNRPGPKTFTFNVLFTAPLVAAPTLTATLEGDQAKDSEQGRLLKQFLQTVADGDAEKLRAIVTKDHPALSMLNPEGMAQIKEMMFADGSSVDQLFGLLTKIYVYENTAIALLRHSDGWSSFPLAREDGRWKMGY encoded by the coding sequence ATGCTGCGATTGCCGGCCGGCGCCCTGCTGGCCCTGATGCTCATGATCGTCGGCGCGCCCGTCGCGCCGGCCGAGGCCGCCGGGGCCGGCAAGGCCGACGGCTCGCTCCGGCTCGACAAGGCGCAGACCGCGCTGACCAACGCCTATGCGATCGAGGTGGTCGAGGTTCCGGAAATGCGCATGGAAGGATCGCCCGAGCGCACCATCATGGTGCTGCTCACCGACCGGCCGATGCCGGAAGGCAGGCGCGTCGACGACATGGCGGCGATGGAGCTCGCCTATGACGGAAAGATGCGCGGGCTCGTCCTCGACATCGATCCGGCGACCGGGAAGGTGCAGAGCGGCCGCACGCTGCTGCCGCAGGAGGAGCTGCCCCAGTTCTTCAGCGTCGCCGGCGATCCGCCGAGCGTGTCGCTCGCGGGCTTCGCCGAGGACAAGGCGAAGGGAACCGTCACCGGCAAGGTCAAGACGACCGAGCCGATGGAGATCGTCAATTTCGACAACCGGCCGGGGCCCAAGACCTTCACCTTCAACGTGCTCTTCACGGCCCCGCTCGTCGCCGCGCCGACGCTGACGGCGACCCTCGAGGGCGACCAGGCCAAGGACAGCGAGCAGGGCAGGCTCCTGAAGCAGTTCCTGCAGACGGTCGCCGACGGCGATGCGGAAAAGCTCAGGGCCATCGTGACCAAGGATCATCCGGCGCTGTCGATGCTCAACCCCGAGGGCATGGCGCAGATCAAGGAGATGATGTTCGCCGACGGCAGCTCGGTCGATCAGCTCTTCGGACTGCTGACCAAGATCTATGTCTACGAGAACACCGCCATCGCGCTGCTCCGCCACAGCGACGGCTGGAGCAGCTTCCCCCTCGCGCGCGAGGACGGGCGATGGAAGATGGGCTACTGA